One window from the genome of Candidatus Synechococcus calcipolaris G9 encodes:
- a CDS encoding cytochrome C, which yields MARLGLKWLGTKGRSLWGTFLTLILLCSGVGWGLAGLTASPNFSGTVDVLPINAQLGAELYLKHCGGCHIGVPPETLPTESWRILIQDTNHYGARLEPIPRIELTPVWNYLRTYSRELRPGEQTPFRVGRSRFFRILHPRVDLPDPINLGGCVSCHPQAAAYNFRQLTPEWQESP from the coding sequence ATGGCACGGTTGGGGTTGAAATGGCTAGGGACTAAGGGGCGATCGCTCTGGGGGACGTTCCTAACACTCATACTGCTGTGTAGTGGCGTGGGTTGGGGATTGGCTGGCTTGACCGCCTCCCCTAACTTTTCCGGAACCGTGGATGTCCTGCCCATTAATGCCCAGCTAGGAGCCGAGCTTTATCTGAAACATTGTGGTGGCTGTCATATTGGTGTGCCACCGGAAACGTTACCCACGGAATCTTGGCGAATTTTAATTCAAGATACAAATCACTACGGAGCGCGATTAGAACCCATTCCCCGCATTGAACTCACGCCGGTTTGGAACTACCTACGCACCTACTCCCGGGAATTACGACCGGGTGAACAAACGCCCTTTCGGGTGGGGCGATCGCGCTTTTTTCGGATTCTCCATCCCCGGGTAGACCTTCCCGACCCCATTAACCTAGGGGGCTGTGTTAGTTGCCATCCCCAGGCAGCGGCCTATAATTTTCGTCAACTGACACCGGAATGGCAAGAGTCTCCCTAG
- a CDS encoding response regulator, giving the protein MAKTVLMTQSVQRQGEIWHSILTSQGFTVIWEGNDADLVHVLGQMQAAGLTLPDLILIDMGMAITNPYRFCQLAQQDFPGLTIVITVGEERAITSAERRWAIRQGAADLLPGIQQSTLVASVVSHLTRIMELLNALPLQQDALMAALSHLTVNRQEAPADVPTPIPPPPSLPQPTHGKYRGTDVSTEQPTALPKPEDDGQPRRRYRGSSY; this is encoded by the coding sequence ATGGCTAAAACTGTCCTCATGACCCAATCTGTACAACGCCAGGGAGAGATTTGGCATAGTATCCTCACCTCCCAAGGGTTTACGGTGATTTGGGAAGGGAATGATGCCGATCTAGTTCATGTTTTAGGCCAGATGCAAGCAGCGGGCCTCACCCTCCCCGACTTAATTTTGATTGATATGGGCATGGCGATCACCAATCCCTACCGTTTTTGCCAATTAGCCCAGCAAGATTTTCCGGGGTTAACGATTGTGATTACGGTGGGGGAAGAACGAGCCATCACCAGTGCAGAACGACGCTGGGCCATTCGCCAAGGGGCAGCGGATCTGTTGCCCGGCATTCAACAAAGTACCCTAGTTGCCAGTGTCGTCTCCCACTTGACGCGGATTATGGAACTTCTCAATGCCCTTCCCCTGCAACAAGATGCCCTAATGGCGGCCCTGAGTCATCTAACCGTGAATCGTCAAGAAGCCCCCGCAGATGTTCCCACCCCTATACCACCTCCCCCCAGCCTCCCCCAACCTACCCATGGAAAGTATCGGGGCACAGATGTATCAACGGAACAACCTACAGCCTTGCCTAAACCTGAAGATGACGGTCAACCCCGCCGGCGCTACCGTGGCTCTAGCTACTAG
- the mrdA gene encoding penicillin-binding protein 2 gives MTMLKTRSTGFQAYFRTVGKEGRGIVLLVIVSLLLVAGMGSRLAYLQIVEGQRNRQLADENRIRLIPKPPERGKILDRKGRVLAGNSFSYSVFVWPMAAKKSNWPRTLELLAQILKVPEEEINHRVQQAGVNSPSLIRVAQGISQAQIVALEEHRAELEGIEIDREAMRLYPHGEIAAHILGYIGELNAEELEERRDQGYRLGDVIGQMGVEASYEETLRGTWGGQQVEVDGEGKVIRILGQKIARPGNDITLSIDLDVQRAAEAALGNRTGAIVAMDPEDGSILALVSRPAFDPNWFARRMSESQWQELQRRQNPFVNRALQGFPPASTYKIVTATAGLESEYFGPDSVLMTYSALNTGGFAFHDWNRAGFGSLGFAGALAWSSNTFFGQVARRIGPESLIDWSRRYGMGEKTGIDLPGEAAGFIPTPEWKEEVFGEGWYDGDSLITSIGQGALQVSPLQAAVMFAVPANNGYRVRPHLIRSTENPDKWRQSLNLQPSTVSVLRQGLRQVVTGGTGAALNVPNIAIAGKSGTGEDPPRPHHTWFGGYAPADKPEIVVVAFAENSGGGGGSVGGPMVLNVIQAYVKHNSSK, from the coding sequence ATGACAATGCTGAAAACGCGCTCTACTGGCTTTCAGGCCTACTTTCGCACCGTTGGTAAAGAGGGGCGGGGTATTGTTCTCCTAGTTATTGTCAGCCTGCTATTGGTGGCAGGGATGGGCAGTCGCTTGGCCTATCTACAAATTGTCGAAGGGCAGCGCAATCGCCAGTTGGCCGATGAAAACCGCATCCGGTTAATCCCAAAACCACCGGAGCGGGGTAAGATACTCGATCGCAAGGGGCGGGTTCTTGCGGGCAATAGCTTTTCCTATTCGGTCTTTGTTTGGCCCATGGCGGCGAAAAAGTCTAACTGGCCGCGTACCCTAGAGCTATTAGCCCAAATCCTAAAGGTTCCTGAAGAAGAAATCAACCATCGGGTACAACAGGCCGGTGTCAACTCTCCATCCCTGATCCGGGTTGCCCAGGGGATTTCCCAGGCTCAAATTGTTGCCCTAGAAGAGCATCGGGCCGAACTAGAAGGGATTGAGATCGATCGGGAAGCCATGAGACTGTATCCCCATGGCGAGATTGCTGCCCATATCCTCGGTTATATTGGCGAACTCAATGCGGAAGAATTAGAGGAACGTCGAGATCAGGGGTATCGCCTCGGTGATGTCATTGGCCAGATGGGGGTTGAAGCCAGCTACGAGGAAACTCTGCGGGGCACCTGGGGGGGGCAACAGGTGGAAGTGGACGGCGAAGGTAAGGTCATCCGCATCCTTGGCCAAAAAATTGCTCGCCCTGGGAATGATATTACCCTCAGTATTGATCTGGATGTTCAGCGGGCAGCGGAGGCGGCCCTAGGAAATCGTACCGGTGCCATTGTTGCCATGGATCCTGAAGATGGCAGTATTTTAGCCCTGGTCAGCCGCCCAGCCTTTGATCCCAATTGGTTTGCTCGGCGAATGAGCGAAAGCCAATGGCAGGAACTTCAGCGACGGCAGAATCCCTTTGTTAATCGCGCTCTCCAAGGGTTTCCCCCCGCCAGTACCTATAAAATTGTCACCGCTACGGCGGGCCTAGAGTCAGAGTACTTTGGCCCGGATTCCGTCCTCATGACCTATTCAGCCCTCAATACCGGTGGCTTTGCCTTTCATGACTGGAATCGAGCCGGGTTTGGCTCCTTGGGCTTTGCCGGAGCCCTAGCCTGGAGTAGCAATACATTTTTTGGTCAGGTGGCCCGGCGCATTGGCCCAGAAAGCTTGATTGATTGGTCGCGTCGCTATGGTATGGGCGAAAAAACAGGCATTGATCTGCCTGGGGAAGCCGCTGGTTTTATCCCCACCCCGGAGTGGAAAGAAGAGGTGTTTGGGGAAGGGTGGTATGATGGTGATTCGTTGATCACATCCATTGGCCAAGGAGCATTACAGGTGTCGCCCTTGCAAGCGGCGGTGATGTTTGCCGTGCCGGCCAATAATGGCTATCGAGTGCGGCCCCACTTAATTCGTTCAACGGAAAATCCAGACAAGTGGCGGCAATCCTTGAATTTGCAGCCGTCTACGGTGTCTGTTCTCCGCCAAGGCCTACGGCAAGTGGTAACGGGGGGAACTGGAGCCGCCTTAAATGTGCCCAATATTGCGATCGCGGGCAAAAGTGGAACGGGGGAAGATCCACCTCGTCCCCATCACACCTGGTTTGGTGGGTACGCACCAGCGGATAAGCCGGAAATTGTGGTGGTGGCCTTCGCGGAAAATTCTGGGGGTGGGGGTGGCTCTGTGGGCGGGCCCATGGTCTTGAATGTGATTCAGGCCTATGTTAAGCACAATTCATCTAAATAA
- a CDS encoding DUF4346 domain-containing protein — translation MLSQVDRTALNNKLSQRFIHLDPGGYFIIYLDPDQELIYVKHYTNVINEKGLAADPDTGRPIPTRGKVERQPSFVVSGRTAKELCITLFESSTPSPVTMLDHAAYLGRELMRAELCLDLGWDYIQD, via the coding sequence ATTTTGAGCCAAGTGGATCGCACAGCCCTAAACAATAAACTCTCTCAACGCTTTATTCACCTGGATCCGGGGGGATACTTTATTATTTATTTGGATCCTGACCAAGAACTGATTTACGTTAAGCATTATACCAACGTTATTAATGAGAAGGGTTTGGCGGCTGATCCGGACACCGGTCGTCCCATTCCCACTCGTGGTAAAGTTGAGCGTCAACCCTCCTTCGTCGTCAGCGGGCGCACGGCCAAGGAACTTTGTATCACCCTATTTGAGTCATCTACCCCTAGCCCTGTAACGATGCTCGACCATGCAGCCTATTTGGGGCGGGAGCTAATGCGGGCCGAACTATGTCTAGATTTGGGTTGGGACTATATTCAGGATTAA
- a CDS encoding flotillin family protein → MMLYWLTFLQALPAPALPSQRSTSTPPSTSPSSSISTSLGIATPPTAPIAFTNPAGLLFFPGLIAGLVILLLLSVWAYTRVYVITPNNEAFVRTGGVFVKKKMVILNGGCVALPGFHELTRVPLREISIDVERTGKLAVRTQDYLRADMRVTFYVCINATEDDVLTAAARLSQNNRITPDDIKNALEKRADDAIRAAAKHKSLAEIDSDKLGFAQEVLNLVQQDLQKVGLTLNNIAISEVQESDTYDENNFFDAQGVRLRTETIQRSIQQKREVELSTQVAIEQKELDARKRSLQIEQEKESAQLDQQLQIEATKALREREIEEAKATESAMTQRTKLLQSQSVEEEEIGKQLAIQQKQIEVDIQLETRSKELKVAKTLQQQEAEIVEITRQQQVESNRLHAQVAIAESERLARLAQEDMAIAVATKKKESLIAEAERARAESAVTTAIEVEKADRQKNLAVIAAQQEAEEKRVLDQNVIELDVFRRRRQAEIAQQAAELEAEAIRTLANAERDRALAEAEGIEAVTAAKNVISNANLIAHVIITLWPQLSEQLPEVLQALAPQPGVIGDAKIYSFPGANGGSAAQDINKLLLSTSGLTLINALFEEGKLGELLGQVKTLLTNHSPNLESPHLQSSLTPPMDSLEQKGEAVSSDSPDHSA, encoded by the coding sequence ATGATGTTGTATTGGTTGACCTTTCTCCAGGCCCTACCGGCCCCTGCGTTACCTTCTCAACGGTCTACCTCTACACCTCCATCTACATCACCTAGTTCATCAATATCTACTAGCCTGGGAATCGCCACTCCACCAACAGCCCCCATTGCCTTCACTAATCCCGCTGGCCTGCTCTTCTTTCCCGGATTAATTGCTGGCTTAGTCATTTTGCTCCTTCTAAGTGTCTGGGCCTATACAAGGGTCTATGTCATTACCCCCAACAACGAAGCCTTTGTCCGCACGGGAGGAGTATTTGTCAAAAAGAAAATGGTGATCCTCAATGGTGGCTGTGTAGCCTTACCCGGATTCCATGAACTCACCCGCGTCCCGCTGCGGGAAATTTCCATTGATGTGGAGCGCACCGGTAAGTTAGCTGTACGCACCCAGGATTACCTGCGGGCGGATATGCGGGTGACATTCTATGTCTGTATTAATGCCACGGAAGACGATGTACTGACTGCGGCGGCGCGTCTGTCCCAAAACAATCGGATTACCCCCGATGATATTAAAAATGCCCTGGAAAAACGGGCCGATGATGCTATTCGGGCAGCGGCTAAGCATAAATCCCTGGCGGAAATTGACTCCGATAAGCTGGGATTTGCCCAGGAGGTCTTGAATCTGGTGCAGCAGGATCTGCAAAAAGTCGGCCTGACCCTGAACAATATTGCCATTTCCGAGGTTCAGGAAAGTGATACCTACGATGAAAATAACTTCTTTGATGCCCAGGGGGTACGCCTGCGCACGGAAACCATTCAACGCTCCATTCAACAAAAGCGGGAAGTAGAACTCTCGACCCAGGTGGCGATCGAGCAAAAAGAACTGGATGCCCGCAAGCGATCGCTGCAAATTGAACAGGAAAAAGAATCGGCCCAGTTGGATCAACAGCTACAAATTGAAGCCACAAAGGCCCTCCGGGAACGGGAAATTGAGGAAGCCAAGGCCACGGAGTCTGCCATGACCCAGCGCACCAAGCTCCTCCAGTCCCAATCTGTGGAAGAAGAGGAAATTGGTAAACAACTGGCGATTCAGCAAAAACAAATTGAGGTGGATATTCAACTGGAAACCCGCAGCAAGGAACTGAAGGTCGCCAAAACCCTGCAACAACAGGAGGCGGAAATTGTGGAAATCACCCGTCAACAACAGGTGGAATCCAATCGGCTCCATGCCCAGGTTGCTATTGCCGAATCTGAACGCCTGGCCCGCCTGGCCCAAGAAGATATGGCGATCGCCGTTGCCACCAAGAAAAAAGAGAGTTTAATTGCCGAAGCAGAGCGGGCCCGGGCCGAATCGGCCGTAACCACTGCCATTGAGGTCGAAAAAGCCGATCGCCAGAAAAACCTTGCCGTCATTGCCGCCCAGCAGGAAGCGGAAGAAAAACGGGTACTGGATCAAAACGTGATTGAACTGGATGTTTTCCGCCGCCGTCGCCAAGCGGAAATTGCCCAACAAGCGGCGGAACTAGAAGCAGAAGCCATTCGTACCCTGGCCAATGCGGAGCGAGATAGGGCCCTGGCTGAAGCGGAAGGGATTGAAGCCGTTACCGCCGCAAAAAATGTGATTAGTAATGCTAATCTCATTGCCCATGTGATTATTACCCTGTGGCCCCAACTTTCAGAGCAGTTACCGGAAGTCTTGCAGGCCCTAGCTCCCCAACCCGGCGTGATTGGCGATGCCAAGATCTATTCATTCCCAGGGGCAAATGGCGGTAGCGCAGCCCAGGATATTAATAAATTGCTCTTATCCACCAGTGGCTTAACCCTGATTAATGCCCTCTTTGAGGAGGGAAAACTGGGGGAACTCCTTGGTCAAGTCAAAACCTTGCTCACCAACCATTCCCCCAATCTAGAATCTCCCCATCTACAGTCATCACTGACACCACCGATGGACTCCCTGGAACAGAAAGGAGAAGCCGTTTCTTCAGATTCTCCGGATCACTCTGCTTAA
- a CDS encoding element excision factor XisH family protein, with translation MVRDLFHNQVKTALIKDGWTITHDPYSVKISEAIKVQIDLGAESTIAAQRDQEKIAVEIKSFISDSDISEFHGALGQYLNYLQALELKDPQRILYLAIPIDTYTEFFQIPFIQSSIKKYQINLIVYNPIQEEIQQWIKFSTTEN, from the coding sequence ATGGTTAGGGATTTATTTCATAATCAAGTTAAGACAGCCTTGATCAAAGATGGCTGGACAATCACCCACGATCCTTACTCCGTCAAAATCAGTGAGGCAATTAAAGTGCAGATAGACTTGGGTGCGGAGAGTACTATTGCAGCCCAGCGGGATCAAGAGAAAATTGCTGTTGAAATTAAAAGCTTTATTTCTGACTCAGATATCAGCGAATTCCATGGTGCCCTAGGGCAATATCTCAACTATCTACAGGCATTAGAACTCAAGGATCCACAACGAATTTTATACTTAGCAATCCCAATAGATACCTACACCGAATTTTTTCAAATTCCATTCATTCAGTCATCGATCAAAAAATATCAAATCAACCTAATTGTTTATAATCCTATCCAAGAGGAGATTCAGCAGTGGATAAAATTCAGCACTACCGAAAATTGA
- a CDS encoding cation:proton antiporter, protein MNLNIEQIEFFLFVAAIAAMVARLINIPYTVALVLAGIALSFIPFSNQVELSKELIFVIFIPALVFEAAFYIRWKELKKDFLVVFSLATVGVLLSAAITATGMHYFVGWEWPIALVFGVLIAATDPVSVIATFKETGVQGRLRLLVEAESLFNDSTAAVGFGVAIALAMGQAITVSSTINFLAISVGGGILCGVAVAGSLLLLAGQTEDPLVEITFTTVAAYGSFLLAEHFHCSGVLATVTAGLMIGNLGSLGSISDQGRLSVESFWEYAAFVANSLIFILIGIRESHENFGLLLLPISIAILLVLLGRAVAIYPLCNLFFLSPLRVKLTHQHALFWGGLRGALSLALALGLPPTLPHRSEIITVTFGVVAFSVFVQGLTMKPMLNAMGEIPAVSFRQASQVDQNNISSGNDIPQER, encoded by the coding sequence ATGAATCTAAATATTGAGCAAATTGAGTTCTTCCTCTTTGTGGCGGCGATCGCCGCAATGGTGGCACGGTTAATTAATATTCCCTATACGGTAGCGTTAGTTCTGGCGGGAATTGCCCTCTCCTTTATTCCCTTCTCGAATCAGGTGGAGTTATCCAAGGAACTGATTTTTGTTATTTTCATACCGGCTCTTGTTTTTGAAGCGGCGTTTTACATTCGCTGGAAAGAGTTAAAGAAAGATTTTTTAGTGGTTTTCAGTTTAGCCACGGTGGGGGTGCTTTTATCCGCTGCCATAACCGCCACGGGAATGCACTACTTTGTGGGTTGGGAATGGCCCATTGCCCTGGTCTTTGGTGTACTGATTGCGGCAACGGATCCAGTGTCCGTCATTGCCACCTTTAAGGAAACTGGGGTACAAGGGCGACTGCGACTTTTAGTTGAAGCAGAAAGCCTATTTAATGACAGCACGGCGGCAGTGGGCTTTGGGGTGGCGATCGCCCTGGCCATGGGACAGGCGATTACAGTCTCTAGCACCATTAATTTTCTGGCAATTTCTGTGGGGGGAGGCATTCTCTGTGGTGTAGCCGTCGCCGGTAGCCTGTTACTGTTAGCTGGGCAAACCGAAGATCCCCTAGTGGAAATCACCTTTACCACCGTGGCGGCCTATGGTTCATTCCTATTGGCAGAGCATTTTCATTGCTCTGGGGTATTGGCAACGGTGACAGCGGGATTAATGATTGGGAACCTAGGATCCCTGGGATCAATTTCCGATCAGGGGCGACTCTCGGTTGAGTCGTTTTGGGAATATGCGGCCTTTGTCGCCAACTCGTTGATTTTTATCCTGATTGGCATCCGTGAATCCCATGAAAATTTTGGTTTATTACTACTGCCGATCTCCATTGCCATTCTCTTGGTTTTGCTGGGGCGGGCCGTTGCCATTTATCCCCTATGTAACCTATTTTTCCTTTCGCCATTGCGGGTGAAACTGACCCACCAACATGCCCTGTTTTGGGGTGGTTTACGGGGAGCCTTGTCCCTGGCTTTGGCCCTAGGGTTGCCCCCGACGCTACCCCATCGATCGGAGATTATTACAGTGACGTTTGGGGTGGTCGCTTTCTCGGTGTTTGTGCAAGGCCTGACGATGAAGCCCATGCTCAATGCCATGGGAGAGATTCCAGCAGTGAGTTTTCGCCAAGCCAGTCAAGTTGACCAGAATAATATCTCTTCGGGAAATGATATTCCCCAAGAACGGTGA
- a CDS encoding XisI protein gives MDKIQHYRKLIRDILTEQAHPYNHSQEVEPSIICDAENDHYQLAYIGWEDQRRIFGIILHFDIKDGKIWIQYNGTELSIAQMLIEKGVSATDIVIGFHSPFKRQFDGYAVA, from the coding sequence GTGGATAAAATTCAGCACTACCGAAAATTGATTCGTGACATTTTAACCGAGCAAGCCCATCCCTATAACCATTCTCAGGAAGTTGAGCCAAGTATTATCTGTGATGCAGAAAATGATCATTACCAACTCGCTTACATTGGCTGGGAAGATCAAAGGCGTATTTTTGGTATTATTTTACACTTCGATATTAAAGACGGCAAAATCTGGATTCAATATAATGGCACAGAACTGTCCATCGCTCAGATGTTAATAGAAAAAGGCGTATCTGCTACCGATATTGTCATCGGTTTTCACTCTCCCTTTAAGCGTCAATTTGATGGTTATGCCGTAGCTTAG
- a CDS encoding ribonuclease catalytic domain-containing protein — MEKGTLVEFRLQNQRRLGVFDRPEGKKHWILIDQNQQSHTVHPRQVTYVVNGNPYRPQDIAAFIADVTPLVEPDSLEIAWEIIAEERRPITATDLALVLFSETLPNYCYAAHCLLAEDKLYFKQKGEVYEARSPAQVTELKHQSEKERLRQEEEAAFQERITQALQGENVDWAPSDRRRLDLLERYAAALELTPQLSGANDLLQQLGRPSGQGSAFQLLVDLQLWSEHENLFLRRSQIQTSFPQKVVDVAQQCLLNPPPDFDAAHRRDLTHLKVYTIDDEGTQEIDDGLSIESLPEGRERLWIHIADPSRWLDPGDILDQEARRRATTVYLPTGMIPMFPSELATGPMSLVEGATCCALSFGVILEANGAVSEYTICPSLIRPTYRLSYEDVDMMLELAVQAEAELLAIAQWGQIRNQWRHGQGAIQINIPEASIKVNGDQVQILPLNDSPARELVAEMMILTGEVAARFGTDHGVPLPFRSQSQPELPPEQELMLLPPGLVRDSAIRRCMPRSEMGTNPTPHASLGLAAYCQVTSPIRRYSDLLAHMQIKAHLRGEAPPFTPQDLGEILLGLVASVQESILVERQTTRYWCLEFLRRHRNEVWRGILLRWLRPDDALGLILLEDLGVELAMRFQRTPILGESLEVRVSRVDPRTDQIWLEEVRETPATAEAISP, encoded by the coding sequence GTGGAAAAAGGTACCTTAGTTGAATTCCGGCTGCAAAATCAGCGACGTTTAGGCGTATTCGATCGCCCTGAAGGGAAAAAGCATTGGATTCTCATTGATCAAAATCAGCAATCCCACACCGTCCATCCCCGCCAAGTAACCTACGTGGTTAACGGCAACCCTTACCGGCCCCAAGACATTGCCGCCTTTATCGCAGACGTGACTCCTCTGGTGGAGCCAGACAGCCTAGAAATTGCCTGGGAAATTATTGCAGAGGAACGCCGCCCCATTACCGCCACGGATCTGGCTCTAGTTCTTTTCAGCGAAACCTTACCCAACTATTGCTATGCTGCCCATTGCCTATTAGCGGAAGATAAACTTTATTTCAAACAAAAGGGGGAGGTCTACGAAGCCCGCTCCCCCGCCCAAGTCACCGAACTCAAGCACCAGAGCGAAAAAGAACGCCTGCGTCAAGAGGAAGAAGCGGCCTTTCAGGAGCGAATCACCCAGGCCCTCCAGGGCGAAAACGTAGACTGGGCCCCCAGCGATCGCCGCCGCCTGGATCTTCTAGAACGCTATGCAGCGGCCCTAGAGTTAACCCCCCAACTTTCTGGAGCCAATGACCTTCTTCAACAGTTAGGCCGTCCCTCCGGTCAAGGTTCAGCTTTTCAACTTCTGGTAGATTTGCAACTATGGAGTGAACACGAGAATCTCTTTCTTCGCCGTAGTCAAATTCAAACCAGTTTTCCGCAAAAGGTTGTAGACGTGGCCCAACAATGCCTCCTGAATCCACCCCCCGATTTTGATGCGGCCCATCGCCGTGATCTGACCCATTTGAAGGTCTACACCATTGATGACGAGGGCACCCAAGAAATTGATGATGGCTTGAGTATTGAATCCTTGCCCGAAGGCCGGGAACGCCTGTGGATCCATATTGCCGATCCCAGTCGTTGGCTCGATCCAGGGGATATTCTGGATCAAGAAGCCCGCCGCCGCGCCACCACAGTTTATTTACCCACGGGCATGATTCCCATGTTTCCCTCCGAGTTAGCCACGGGCCCAATGAGTTTGGTGGAAGGGGCCACCTGCTGCGCCCTTAGTTTTGGCGTAATCCTAGAGGCCAACGGCGCAGTAAGCGAGTACACCATTTGCCCAAGTTTGATCCGTCCCACCTATCGCCTCAGCTACGAAGACGTGGACATGATGCTGGAATTAGCCGTACAAGCGGAAGCGGAATTGTTGGCGATCGCCCAATGGGGCCAAATTCGCAACCAATGGCGACACGGCCAGGGAGCGATCCAGATCAATATTCCCGAAGCCAGTATCAAAGTCAATGGTGATCAGGTGCAGATATTGCCCCTCAATGATTCTCCCGCCCGGGAACTGGTAGCGGAAATGATGATTTTAACCGGGGAAGTCGCTGCCCGCTTTGGTACCGATCACGGTGTTCCCCTGCCCTTCCGTTCCCAATCCCAGCCCGAACTGCCCCCGGAGCAGGAGTTAATGCTATTACCGCCGGGACTGGTGAGGGATTCGGCCATTCGTCGCTGTATGCCCCGCAGTGAGATGGGAACCAATCCAACCCCCCACGCCAGCTTAGGATTAGCAGCCTACTGCCAAGTCACCTCCCCCATCCGCCGCTATAGTGATCTATTGGCCCACATGCAGATTAAGGCCCATTTGCGCGGTGAAGCCCCCCCCTTTACCCCCCAAGACCTAGGGGAAATTCTGCTGGGTCTGGTGGCATCAGTGCAGGAGTCCATTTTAGTCGAGCGGCAAACCACTCGGTATTGGTGCCTGGAATTCCTCCGCCGTCACCGTAACGAAGTATGGCGGGGTATTCTTCTTCGCTGGTTGCGCCCCGATGATGCCCTAGGCTTAATCCTGTTAGAAGATCTGGGGGTAGAATTAGCCATGCGATTTCAACGAACCCCGATATTGGGGGAATCCCTGGAGGTGCGTGTCAGCCGTGTGGATCCCCGTACCGATCAAATTTGGCTGGAAGAAGTCCGGGAAACTCCCGCCACCGCCGAAGCGATCTCACCCTGA
- a CDS encoding DUF2949 domain-containing protein, which yields MQTPRWTRLIEFLQRDLALPNAAITFGLKHCEEKVNLLPIVLWQYGLVSLEQLDRIFDWMEASHL from the coding sequence ATGCAAACACCACGCTGGACACGTCTAATTGAATTTCTGCAACGGGATTTGGCCCTGCCCAATGCCGCCATCACCTTTGGACTGAAGCATTGTGAAGAAAAGGTGAATCTCTTGCCAATTGTCCTGTGGCAGTATGGCTTAGTCAGTCTGGAACAACTAGATCGGATTTTTGACTGGATGGAAGCAAGCCACCTCTAA